A section of the Pan paniscus chromosome 11, NHGRI_mPanPan1-v2.0_pri, whole genome shotgun sequence genome encodes:
- the LOC134728513 gene encoding histidine-rich glycoprotein-like, with the protein MCTHTPHTHTPHTVHTPCAHAHTPQTPHTLHTHHVHMHTRHHTHDTHHSMCTHAPQTPHILHTHTMCTHTPHTPHAHHTRHVHMHTPDTTHCTQQTHYTHTMCTRTHPHTHHTAHTCAHAHPTCRSHTHDTHTMYTFTHTTHHARAHTHPSDNTLHTQPRHHTHCTHPTHTAHTPCAHVRTPHTAHTCTHARTPHRHHPQTPHTLHTAHHVYTHTAHTPCTHAHTPCTDTTHCTHHTMCTRTHTLDTTDTTHSTHTMYTCTHHAHTPQTPHTDTTLHPHHVYMHTPHTLYTHHVHTCTPLTPHTLCTHHVQTHPPQTSHTPHRKHCPTSYVTGSHSHHHHGNLAHVTGKHCPTSYVTGSHTHHHHGNLVHVTGKHCPTSYVTGSHSHHHHGNLAHVTGKHCPTSSVISSARWTGDRNQGNMRVNGLTWSPGTHCAYMQNVCARKASQQADGLRYQASVGKQDSVS; encoded by the exons atgtgcacacacacaccccacacacatacaccacacacagtacacacaccatgtgcacatgcacacaccccacagacaccacacacactgcacacacaccatgtgcataTGCACACCCGACatcacacacacgacacacaccattccatgtgcacacatgcaccccAGACACCACACatactgcacacacacaccatgtgcacacacacaccccatacaccacacgcacaccacacacgccacgtgcacatgcacaccccagacaccacacactgcacacagcagacacactacacacacaccatgtgcacacgcacacacccacatacacaccacactgcacacacatgtgcacatgcacaccccACATGCAGAAgccacacacacgacacacacaccatgtacacatttacacacaccacacaccatgcacgtgcacacacacacccctcagacAACACACTGCACACACAACCAAGACACCACACGCactgcacacaccccacacacaccgcacacacaccatgtgcacacgtacgcacaccacacactgcacacacatgtacacatgcacgcACCCCACACAGACACCacccacagacaccacacacactgcacacagcacaccatgtatacacacacactgcacacacaccatgtacacatgcacacacaccctgcacagacaccacacactgcacacaccacaccatgtgcacacgcacacacaccctagacaccacagacaccacacacagcacacacaccatgtatacatgcacacaccatgcacacacaccccagacaccacacacagacaccacactgCACCCACaccatgtatacatgcacacaccccacacactgtacacacaccatgtgcacacatgcacacctctGACACCACACACACTGTGTACACACCATGTGCAAACACACCCCCCAcagacatcacacacaccacaca GGAAGCACTGTCCTACATCATATGTGACGGGCTCTCATAGTCACCATCATCATGGGAATCTTGCGCATGTTACAGGAAAGCACTGTCCTACGTCATATGTGACAGGCTCTCATACTCACCATCATCACGGGAATCTTGTACATGTTACAGGGAAGCACTGTCCTACATCATATGTGACGGGCTCTCATAGTCACCATCATCATGGGAATCTTGCGCATGTTACAGGAAAGCACTGTCCTACATC ATCTGTAATCAGTTCTGCTCGCTGGACTGGGGACAGGAACCAAGGGAACATGAGGGTGAACGGGTTGACATGGAGTCCAGGAACACACTGTGCCTACATGCAGAATGTTTGTGCCAGGAAAGCCAGTCAGCAGGCAGATGGTCTCAGATACCAAGCTAGTGTTGGGAAGCAAGATTCAGTCTCTTGA